Proteins encoded within one genomic window of Felis catus isolate Fca126 chromosome C1, F.catus_Fca126_mat1.0, whole genome shotgun sequence:
- the MARCO gene encoding macrophage receptor MARCO isoform X2, whose translation MRMDKVIGSLDPKSRKRKAVNCFTVMVAIYLVLLTAGAGLLVVKVLNLQERLWALEMHFTNGTLAAEDSPSFSLLQSMPIPHLPGGALGLQVLQTQITQVRTRQEHLLRKVDNFTRNPELFGIKGERGAPGLPGLQGPPGIKGEAGLQGPSGTPGKQGTPGTPGRQGEKGSKGDGGLAGPKGEPGAKGDKGDLGLPGSKGDMGMKGDTGVMGPPGAQGSKGDSGKPGLPGAAGSPGMKGDQGQPGAQGLPGSPGAAGSPGAKGEPGSTGPPGLTGQPGIPGMPGADGMKGSKGDSGLQGQKGTKGESGFPGPAGMKGSQGSPGLAGLKGAPGLKGQKGEPGVKGSSGQQGIQGQKGQKGESLVSVRIIGTSSRGRAEVYYNGIWGTICDDDWDHSDATVFCRMLGYSRGRALVNVTPGTGQIWLDNVACQGTEGTLWNCNKNSWGSHNCNHNEDAGVECS comes from the exons ATCCGAAGTCCAGGAAGAGAAAGGCGGTTAACTGCTTCACGGTCATGGTGGCCATCTACCTGGTTCTCCTCACCGCAGGTGCCGGGCTGCTGGTGGTAAAAG TTCTGAATCTTCAGGAGCGGCTCTGGGCCCTGGAGATGCACTTCACCAATGGAACACTGGCCGCCGAGGACAGCCcgtccttctctctgctccagtCAATGCCCATCCCGCACCTCCCTGGGGGCGCGCTGGGGCTGCAAGTCTTACAGACCCAGATCACCCAGGTCCGCACCAGGCAGGAGCATCTGCTGCGGAAGGTGGACAACTTCACTCGAAACCCAG AGCTGTTCGGGATCAAAGGGGAACGAGGCGCTCCAG gcCTCCCGGGACTCCAAGGTCCGCCTGGAATCAAGGgagaggcag GCCTCCAAGGACCCAGCGGCACTCCAGGGAAACAAGGAACCCCTG gcaccccaggacggCAAGGAGAGAAGGGCAGCAAAGGTGACGGGGGACTCGCTGGCCCGAAAGGCGAACCTGGGGCTAAAGGAGACAAAGGAGACCTGGGCCTCCCAG GAAGCAAGGGAGACATGGGCATGAAAGGAGATACAGGGGTTATGGGGCCCCCCGGAGCCCAGGGGAGCAAAGGTGACTCAGGGAAGCCAGGCCTCCCAG GTGCGGCTGGATCTCCTGGAATGAAAGGAGACCAAG GACAACCTGGAGCGCAGGGTCTTCCCGGCTCTCCGGGCGCAGCGGGATCCCCAGGTGCCAAGGGTGAGCCCGGCAGCACTGGCCCCCCCGGGCTGACAG GACAACCAGGGATACCCGGGATGCCAGGAGCCGACGGCATGAAGGGAAGCAAGGGGGACTCAG GACTTCAAGGacagaaaggaacaaaaggaGAATCAGGATTTCCAG GCCCTGCAGGCATGAAAGGAAGCCAGGGAAGCCCAGGCCTGGCAGGCCTCAAGGGTGCACCGGGACTAAAAGGCCAAAAGGGAGAGCCAGGAGTGAAAG GATCTTCTGGACAGCAAGGAATACAGGGACAAAAAGGTCAAAAAG GTGAATCCCTGGTGTCCGTCAGGATTATCGGCACTAGCAGCCGAGGCCGGGCTGAAGTTTACTATAACGGCATCTGGGGGACAATTTGTGACGACGACTGGGACCATTCAGATGCCACTGTCTTCTGCCGCATGCTGGGCTACTCCAGGGGAAGGGCCCTTGTCAATGTGACACCTG GCACTGGGCAGATCTGGCTGGATAACGTTGCATGTCAAGGGACAGAAGGGACCCTGTGGAATTGCAACAAGAATAGCTGGGGCTCTCACAACTGCAACCACAATGAGGATGCAGGCGTGGAATGCAGCTGa
- the MARCO gene encoding macrophage receptor MARCO isoform X1 produces the protein MENKEILKEDEFLASTGERETINQTMFPAMETFEINDPKSRKRKAVNCFTVMVAIYLVLLTAGAGLLVVKVLNLQERLWALEMHFTNGTLAAEDSPSFSLLQSMPIPHLPGGALGLQVLQTQITQVRTRQEHLLRKVDNFTRNPELFGIKGERGAPGLPGLQGPPGIKGEAGLQGPSGTPGKQGTPGTPGRQGEKGSKGDGGLAGPKGEPGAKGDKGDLGLPGSKGDMGMKGDTGVMGPPGAQGSKGDSGKPGLPGAAGSPGMKGDQGQPGAQGLPGSPGAAGSPGAKGEPGSTGPPGLTGQPGIPGMPGADGMKGSKGDSGLQGQKGTKGESGFPGPAGMKGSQGSPGLAGLKGAPGLKGQKGEPGVKGSSGQQGIQGQKGQKGESLVSVRIIGTSSRGRAEVYYNGIWGTICDDDWDHSDATVFCRMLGYSRGRALVNVTPGTGQIWLDNVACQGTEGTLWNCNKNSWGSHNCNHNEDAGVECS, from the exons ATCCGAAGTCCAGGAAGAGAAAGGCGGTTAACTGCTTCACGGTCATGGTGGCCATCTACCTGGTTCTCCTCACCGCAGGTGCCGGGCTGCTGGTGGTAAAAG TTCTGAATCTTCAGGAGCGGCTCTGGGCCCTGGAGATGCACTTCACCAATGGAACACTGGCCGCCGAGGACAGCCcgtccttctctctgctccagtCAATGCCCATCCCGCACCTCCCTGGGGGCGCGCTGGGGCTGCAAGTCTTACAGACCCAGATCACCCAGGTCCGCACCAGGCAGGAGCATCTGCTGCGGAAGGTGGACAACTTCACTCGAAACCCAG AGCTGTTCGGGATCAAAGGGGAACGAGGCGCTCCAG gcCTCCCGGGACTCCAAGGTCCGCCTGGAATCAAGGgagaggcag GCCTCCAAGGACCCAGCGGCACTCCAGGGAAACAAGGAACCCCTG gcaccccaggacggCAAGGAGAGAAGGGCAGCAAAGGTGACGGGGGACTCGCTGGCCCGAAAGGCGAACCTGGGGCTAAAGGAGACAAAGGAGACCTGGGCCTCCCAG GAAGCAAGGGAGACATGGGCATGAAAGGAGATACAGGGGTTATGGGGCCCCCCGGAGCCCAGGGGAGCAAAGGTGACTCAGGGAAGCCAGGCCTCCCAG GTGCGGCTGGATCTCCTGGAATGAAAGGAGACCAAG GACAACCTGGAGCGCAGGGTCTTCCCGGCTCTCCGGGCGCAGCGGGATCCCCAGGTGCCAAGGGTGAGCCCGGCAGCACTGGCCCCCCCGGGCTGACAG GACAACCAGGGATACCCGGGATGCCAGGAGCCGACGGCATGAAGGGAAGCAAGGGGGACTCAG GACTTCAAGGacagaaaggaacaaaaggaGAATCAGGATTTCCAG GCCCTGCAGGCATGAAAGGAAGCCAGGGAAGCCCAGGCCTGGCAGGCCTCAAGGGTGCACCGGGACTAAAAGGCCAAAAGGGAGAGCCAGGAGTGAAAG GATCTTCTGGACAGCAAGGAATACAGGGACAAAAAGGTCAAAAAG GTGAATCCCTGGTGTCCGTCAGGATTATCGGCACTAGCAGCCGAGGCCGGGCTGAAGTTTACTATAACGGCATCTGGGGGACAATTTGTGACGACGACTGGGACCATTCAGATGCCACTGTCTTCTGCCGCATGCTGGGCTACTCCAGGGGAAGGGCCCTTGTCAATGTGACACCTG GCACTGGGCAGATCTGGCTGGATAACGTTGCATGTCAAGGGACAGAAGGGACCCTGTGGAATTGCAACAAGAATAGCTGGGGCTCTCACAACTGCAACCACAATGAGGATGCAGGCGTGGAATGCAGCTGa